A genomic window from Flavobacterium sp. I3-2 includes:
- the rpsN gene encoding 30S ribosomal protein S14 gives MAKESMKAREAKREALVAKYAAKRKALKEAGDYEALQKLPKNASPVRLHNRCKLTGRPRGYMRQFGLSRVTFREMANQGLIPGVKKASW, from the coding sequence ATGGCTAAAGAATCAATGAAAGCCCGTGAGGCTAAAAGAGAAGCGTTAGTAGCAAAATATGCTGCAAAACGTAAAGCTTTAAAAGAAGCAGGTGATTACGAAGCGTTACAAAAATTACCTAAAAATGCATCTCCAGTACGTTTACATAACCGTTGTAAATTAACTGGTAGACCAAGAGGGTACATGCGTCAGTTCGGTCTTTCACGTGTTACATTCCGTGAAATGGCTAATCAAGGATTGATCCCAGGAGTTAAAAAAGCAAGTTGGTAA
- the rplE gene encoding 50S ribosomal protein L5 yields MTYIPRLKQEYRDRVISALTEEFGYKNVMQVPKLEKIVVSRGVGAAVSDKKLVDYAVEELTKITGQKAVATISKKDVASFKLRKGMPIGAKVTLRGERMYEFLDRLITSSLPRVRDFSGIKSNGFDGRGNYNLGIVEQIIFPEIDIDKVNKIAGFDITFVTSADTDKEAKSLLSELGLPFKKN; encoded by the coding sequence ATGACTTATATACCAAGACTTAAACAAGAATATAGAGACAGAGTTATCTCTGCTCTAACTGAAGAATTCGGTTACAAAAATGTGATGCAAGTTCCTAAACTTGAGAAAATTGTTGTAAGCCGTGGAGTTGGAGCTGCAGTTTCAGATAAAAAATTAGTTGATTACGCTGTTGAGGAATTAACTAAAATTACTGGACAAAAAGCAGTTGCTACAATTTCTAAGAAAGACGTTGCTTCTTTCAAATTAAGAAAAGGAATGCCAATTGGTGCTAAAGTAACTCTACGTGGAGAAAGAATGTACGAATTCTTAGATCGTTTAATTACTTCTTCATTACCACGTGTAAGAGATTTTTCTGGAATTAAATCTAATGGATTTGATGGTAGAGGAAACTATAACCTTGGAATCGTTGAGCAAATCATTTTCCCAGAAATTGATATCGATAAAGTTAACAAAATTGCTGGTTTTGATATTACCTTCGTTACTTCTGCAGATACAGATAAAGAAGCAAAATCATTACTTTCTGAACTAGGATTACCTTTTAAAAAGAACTAA
- the rplX gene encoding 50S ribosomal protein L24 encodes MIKLKIKSGDIVRVIAGDHKGSEGKVLRVLRDKNKAIVEGVNMVSKHTKPSATNPQGGIVKKEAAIHISNIQLIDPKSNETTKVAYKIEGDKKVRVSKKSNQVL; translated from the coding sequence ATGATAAAGCTAAAAATAAAATCAGGAGATATCGTAAGAGTAATCGCTGGTGACCATAAAGGTTCAGAAGGAAAAGTTTTACGTGTATTACGTGATAAAAACAAAGCAATCGTTGAAGGTGTAAACATGGTTTCGAAACATACAAAACCAAGTGCTACAAATCCTCAAGGTGGAATTGTTAAGAAAGAGGCTGCAATTCATATCTCAAACATTCAATTAATTGATCCAAAATCAAACGAAACTACAAAAGTAGCTTACAAAATTGAAGGAGATAAGAAAGTAAGAGTTTCTAAAAAATCTAATCAAGTATTATAG
- the rplN gene encoding 50S ribosomal protein L14, whose protein sequence is MLQQESRLKVADNTGAKEVLTIRVLGGTKRRYASVGDKIVVAIKDATPNGNVKKGTVSTAVVVRTKKEVRRADGSYIRFDDNACVLLNAAGEMRGTRVFGPVARELREKQFMKIVSLAPEVL, encoded by the coding sequence ATGTTACAACAAGAATCTAGATTAAAAGTAGCAGATAACACGGGAGCAAAAGAAGTTTTGACAATCCGTGTTTTAGGAGGAACGAAACGTCGTTATGCCTCTGTTGGAGATAAAATTGTAGTAGCTATTAAAGACGCTACTCCAAATGGTAATGTTAAAAAAGGAACAGTTTCTACTGCTGTAGTTGTACGTACCAAAAAAGAAGTGAGAAGAGCTGATGGTTCTTACATCAGATTTGATGATAACGCATGTGTATTATTAAATGCTGCTGGAGAAATGAGAGGAACTCGTGTTTTTGGTCCTGTTGCAAGAGAACTTCGTGAAAAACAATTCATGAAAATTGTATCATTAGCACCAGAAGTGCTTTAA
- the rpsQ gene encoding 30S ribosomal protein S17, which translates to MEKRNLRKERIGVVTSNKMTKSIVVSETKRVKHPLYGKFVLKTKKYVAHDELNDCNIGDTVKIMETRPLSKNKCWRLVEIIERAK; encoded by the coding sequence ATGGAAAAAAGAAATTTAAGAAAAGAAAGAATAGGTGTTGTTACTAGTAACAAAATGACGAAATCTATCGTTGTTTCTGAAACTAAGAGAGTAAAACACCCATTATACGGAAAGTTCGTGTTGAAAACTAAGAAATATGTAGCGCACGACGAATTAAACGACTGTAACATTGGTGATACAGTAAAGATCATGGAAACAAGACCTTTATCTAAAAACAAATGTTGGAGATTAGTTGAAATCATTGAAAGAGCGAAATAA
- the rpmC gene encoding 50S ribosomal protein L29: protein MKQSEILNLSAAELQEKLSQLKKTYTDLKSAHTISPIENPLQIRTLRRTIARVNTELSKKLQ from the coding sequence ATGAAACAATCAGAGATATTAAATCTATCTGCAGCTGAGTTACAAGAAAAACTTAGTCAGTTAAAGAAAACTTATACCGACCTAAAATCAGCTCACACTATTTCTCCTATTGAGAATCCTCTACAAATTAGAACTTTAAGAAGAACTATCGCTAGAGTTAATACTGAGCTAAGCAAAAAGTTACAATAA
- the rplP gene encoding 50S ribosomal protein L16 — MLQPKRTKYRKVQKGKMKGVSQRGHELSNGMFGIKSLDYSFITSRQIEAARIAATRFMKREGQLWIKIFPDKPITKKPLEVRMGKGKGAVEYWAAVVKPGRIMFEVGGVPLAVAKEALRLAAQKLPVKTKFIVARDFEA; from the coding sequence ATGTTACAGCCTAAAAGAACAAAATACCGTAAGGTACAGAAAGGTAAAATGAAGGGAGTGTCTCAAAGAGGACATGAACTTTCAAACGGAATGTTTGGTATTAAATCTTTAGATTATTCATTCATTACTTCTCGCCAAATCGAAGCTGCACGTATCGCTGCAACTCGTTTTATGAAAAGAGAGGGGCAATTATGGATTAAAATTTTCCCAGACAAGCCTATTACTAAAAAGCCTTTAGAAGTACGTATGGGTAAAGGTAAAGGTGCAGTTGAATATTGGGCTGCAGTTGTTAAACCAGGGAGAATTATGTTTGAAGTAGGAGGAGTGCCATTAGCAGTAGCTAAAGAAGCGTTACGCTTAGCAGCACAAAAACTACCAGTTAAAACTAAGTTTATCGTTGCTAGAGATTTCGAAGCATAA
- the rpsC gene encoding 30S ribosomal protein S3, whose amino-acid sequence MGQKTNPIGNRLGIIRGWDSNWYGGNDYGDKLAEDAKIRKYIHARLAKASVSKIIIERSLKLVTVTITTARPGIIIGKGGQEVDKLKEELKKITNKEVQINIFEIKRPELDAYLAATSIARQIEGRISYRRAIKMAIAAAMRMNAEGMKVQISGRLNGAEMARSENFKEGRIPLSTFRADIDYALAEAHTTYGRMGIKVWIMKGEVYGKRDLSPLAGMDKQKASKPSGSGRPSKPNQRNKRK is encoded by the coding sequence ATGGGACAAAAGACAAATCCAATCGGAAATCGCCTTGGTATCATCAGAGGATGGGACTCAAACTGGTACGGTGGAAATGATTATGGTGATAAACTTGCTGAAGATGCAAAAATCAGAAAGTATATCCATGCTCGTTTAGCAAAAGCTAGTGTTTCTAAAATAATTATCGAGAGATCTTTAAAGCTTGTAACCGTTACTATCACTACAGCTCGTCCTGGAATCATCATTGGTAAAGGTGGGCAAGAGGTAGACAAGTTAAAAGAAGAGCTTAAGAAAATTACTAACAAAGAGGTACAAATCAACATCTTTGAAATTAAAAGACCAGAATTAGATGCTTATTTGGCTGCAACAAGCATCGCTCGTCAAATCGAAGGTAGAATTTCTTATCGTCGTGCTATTAAAATGGCAATTGCGGCTGCAATGAGAATGAATGCTGAAGGTATGAAAGTACAAATTTCAGGTCGTTTGAATGGAGCAGAAATGGCTCGTTCTGAAAACTTCAAAGAAGGTCGTATTCCTTTATCAACTTTCCGTGCTGATATTGATTATGCTTTAGCTGAAGCTCACACTACTTACGGTAGAATGGGTATTAAAGTATGGATCATGAAAGGTGAGGTTTATGGTAAAAGAGATCTTTCTCCGTTAGCTGGTATGGATAAGCAAAAAGCATCTAAACCTTCAGGATCAGGAAGACCATCAAAACCAAACCAACGCAACAAAAGAAAGTAA
- the rplV gene encoding 50S ribosomal protein L22: MGVRKRERAEQIKEANKSIAFAKLNNCPTSPRKMRLVADLVRGQKVENALNILKFSTKEASGRLEKLLLSAIANWQAKNSDANIEEAELFVKEIRVDGGMMLKRLRPAPQGRAHRIRKRSNHVTIVLGANNNTQSN, translated from the coding sequence ATGGGAGTTCGTAAAAGAGAAAGAGCAGAGCAGATTAAAGAAGCAAACAAAAGTATTGCTTTTGCTAAGCTAAACAATTGCCCAACTTCACCTCGTAAAATGCGTTTAGTTGCAGATTTAGTAAGAGGACAGAAAGTTGAGAATGCTCTTAATATATTAAAATTTAGTACAAAAGAAGCTTCAGGAAGATTAGAAAAATTATTATTATCAGCTATTGCTAACTGGCAAGCTAAAAATAGTGATGCTAATATTGAAGAAGCAGAATTATTTGTAAAAGAGATCCGTGTTGATGGAGGTATGATGTTAAAAAGATTACGTCCAGCACCACAAGGTCGTGCACACAGAATCAGAAAACGCTCTAACCACGTTACTATCGTTTTAGGAGCTAATAATAATACACAAAGCAATTAA
- the rpsS gene encoding 30S ribosomal protein S19 — protein sequence MARSLKKGPFVHFKLEKKVLANAENGNKAVVKTWSRASMITPDFVGQTIAVHNGRQFVPVYVTENMVGHKLGEFSPTRSFRGHAGAKNKGKK from the coding sequence ATGGCACGTTCATTAAAAAAAGGACCTTTCGTTCACTTTAAACTTGAGAAAAAAGTTTTAGCGAACGCAGAAAACGGAAACAAAGCAGTTGTTAAAACTTGGTCAAGAGCATCTATGATTACTCCAGACTTCGTTGGTCAAACAATCGCAGTTCACAATGGTCGTCAATTTGTACCAGTTTACGTAACAGAAAACATGGTAGGACATAAATTAGGAGAATTTTCGCCAACAAGATCTTTTAGAGGTCACGCTGGTGCAAAAAATAAAGGTAAAAAATAA
- the rplB gene encoding 50S ribosomal protein L2, whose amino-acid sequence MSVRKLKPITPGQRFRVVNSFDAITTDKPERSLIAPIKNSGGRNSQGKMTMRYIGGGHKRRYRIIDFKRTKVGVPAVVKTIEYDPNRSAFISLIAYADGEKAYIVAPAGLQVGQTVIAGPDVQPEVGNAMPLSKIPLGTIISCIELRPGQGAVIARSAGTFAQLVARDGKYATIKMPSGEIRLILLTCMAMIGAVSNSDHQLIVSGKAGRSRWLGRRPRTRPVAMNPVDHPMGGGEGRSSGGHPRSRKGLPAKGYRTRSSVKASNKYIVERRKK is encoded by the coding sequence ATGTCAGTAAGAAAATTAAAACCTATTACCCCAGGTCAGCGTTTTAGAGTTGTAAATAGTTTTGACGCTATCACAACTGATAAGCCGGAGCGTTCATTAATCGCACCGATAAAAAACTCTGGAGGTAGAAATAGTCAAGGAAAAATGACCATGCGTTATATCGGTGGTGGTCATAAAAGAAGATACCGTATTATTGATTTCAAAAGAACTAAAGTTGGAGTTCCTGCTGTAGTTAAAACAATCGAGTACGATCCAAACCGTTCAGCTTTTATTTCTTTAATTGCTTATGCAGATGGAGAAAAAGCTTATATCGTTGCTCCTGCAGGATTACAAGTTGGTCAAACTGTAATTGCGGGTCCAGATGTACAGCCAGAAGTTGGAAATGCAATGCCTTTAAGTAAAATTCCTCTAGGTACAATTATTTCTTGTATCGAATTACGTCCAGGACAAGGTGCTGTTATTGCACGTTCTGCAGGTACTTTTGCTCAATTAGTTGCACGTGATGGAAAATATGCTACAATTAAAATGCCTTCTGGTGAGATTCGTTTAATCTTATTAACTTGTATGGCTATGATTGGAGCAGTTTCTAACTCTGATCATCAATTAATCGTATCAGGAAAAGCTGGTAGATCAAGATGGTTAGGTAGAAGACCTAGAACAAGACCAGTAGCAATGAACCCAGTTGATCACCCAATGGGAGGTGGTGAAGGACGCTCTTCAGGAGGTCACCCACGTTCAAGAAAAGGTTTACCAGCTAAAGGTTACAGAACACGTTCTAGCGTGAAAGCAAGTAATAAGTATATTGTAGAACGTAGAAAGAAATAA
- the rplW gene encoding 50S ribosomal protein L23, giving the protein MSTIIKPIITEKITKDGELFNRFGFIVNKKANKIVIKKAVEAAYGVSVLSVNTMNYRADRSTKYTKSGMISGKTSAYKKAIVQLKDGETIDFYTNI; this is encoded by the coding sequence ATGAGTACTATAATTAAACCTATAATTACCGAAAAAATAACTAAAGACGGTGAATTATTTAACCGTTTTGGTTTCATTGTAAATAAAAAAGCTAACAAAATTGTTATTAAGAAAGCTGTTGAAGCAGCTTACGGAGTTTCAGTTCTGTCTGTAAATACAATGAACTATAGAGCGGACAGATCAACTAAATATACTAAAAGTGGTATGATTAGTGGTAAAACTAGTGCTTACAAAAAAGCAATAGTTCAACTTAAAGATGGAGAAACAATAGATTTCTATACTAATATCTAA
- the rplD gene encoding 50S ribosomal protein L4: MEVKVLDINGKETGRSVQLADSVFAIEPNKHAVYLDVKQYLANQRQGTHKAKERSEVAGSTRKIKKQKGTGTARAGSAKNPLFKGGGTVFGPRPRSYSFKLNKSLKRLARKSAFSLKVKDSSLIVVEDFTFEVPNTKNFINVLKALGLENKKSLLVLGESNKNVYLSSRNLQRASVVTSSELSTYGIMNNNALVLTEGSIEGIVDNLSK; the protein is encoded by the coding sequence ATGGAAGTAAAAGTTTTAGATATCAACGGAAAAGAAACTGGAAGATCAGTACAATTAGCTGATTCAGTTTTCGCAATTGAGCCTAATAAACACGCTGTCTATTTAGATGTTAAACAATATTTAGCAAATCAAAGACAAGGTACGCATAAGGCGAAAGAAAGAAGTGAAGTTGCGGGTTCTACTCGTAAGATCAAAAAACAAAAAGGAACAGGTACTGCTCGTGCGGGAAGTGCTAAAAACCCTTTGTTTAAAGGAGGAGGTACAGTTTTTGGACCAAGACCAAGAAGTTATTCATTTAAATTGAATAAATCATTAAAAAGATTAGCTCGTAAATCAGCTTTCTCTTTAAAAGTTAAAGACTCTAGTTTGATTGTTGTTGAAGATTTTACATTTGAAGTGCCAAATACTAAAAATTTCATTAACGTGTTGAAAGCTTTAGGGTTAGAAAATAAAAAATCTTTATTAGTGTTGGGAGAGTCAAATAAAAATGTATATTTGTCATCTCGTAACTTACAAAGAGCTTCTGTTGTAACTTCTTCAGAATTAAGTACTTACGGAATTATGAATAATAATGCGTTAGTGTTAACTGAAGGTTCTATAGAAGGAATTGTAGATAATTTAAGTAAATAA
- the rplC gene encoding 50S ribosomal protein L3, with the protein MSGLIGKKIGMTSIFDENGKNIPCTVIEVGPCVVTQVRTKEVDGYEAFQLGFDDKAEKNANKAELGHFKKAGTSVKRKVVEFQDFENAYNLGDVITVDLFNEGDFVDVQGVSKGKGFQGVVKRHGFGGVGQATHGQHNRLRAPGSIGASSYPSRVFKGMRMAGRMGGVNVTVQNLRVLKVVADKNLLVVKGAVPGHKNSYVIVQK; encoded by the coding sequence ATGTCTGGGTTAATTGGTAAAAAAATCGGCATGACTAGTATTTTCGATGAGAACGGGAAAAACATTCCTTGTACTGTAATCGAGGTGGGTCCATGTGTCGTTACCCAAGTCAGAACCAAAGAGGTTGACGGGTATGAAGCGTTTCAACTTGGTTTCGATGACAAAGCAGAGAAAAATGCAAACAAAGCTGAGTTAGGTCACTTTAAAAAAGCAGGAACTTCTGTTAAAAGAAAAGTTGTTGAATTCCAAGATTTCGAAAACGCTTATAATTTAGGTGATGTTATCACTGTAGATTTATTTAACGAAGGTGACTTTGTTGATGTTCAAGGTGTTTCTAAAGGTAAAGGTTTCCAAGGGGTTGTTAAACGTCACGGTTTTGGTGGTGTTGGTCAAGCTACTCATGGACAACATAACCGTTTAAGAGCTCCTGGTTCTATCGGAGCTTCTTCTTATCCTTCTCGTGTATTCAAAGGAATGCGCATGGCTGGAAGAATGGGAGGAGTTAATGTAACAGTTCAAAACCTTAGAGTTTTAAAAGTTGTAGCTGACAAAAACTTATTAGTAGTTAAAGGTGCAGTTCCAGGTCACAAAAACTCTTATGTAATCGTTCAGAAGTAA
- the rpsJ gene encoding 30S ribosomal protein S10 yields the protein MSQKIRIKLKSYDHMLVDKSAEKIVKTVKSTGAVVTGPIPLPTHKKIFTVLRSPHVNKKSREQFEVSSYKRLLDIYSSSSKTIDALMKLELPSGVEVEIKV from the coding sequence ATGAGTCAAAAAATCAGAATAAAATTAAAATCTTACGATCATATGTTGGTTGATAAATCAGCAGAAAAAATCGTAAAAACTGTAAAAAGTACTGGAGCAGTTGTAACAGGTCCAATTCCGTTACCAACTCATAAAAAAATCTTTACTGTTTTACGTTCTCCACACGTTAATAAAAAGTCAAGAGAACAATTTGAAGTAAGTTCATATAAAAGATTATTAGATATTTATTCATCATCTTCAAAAACTATCGATGCTTTAATGAAATTAGAGTTGCCTTCAGGAGTTGAAGTTGAAATTAAAGTGTGA
- the fusA gene encoding elongation factor G: MARDLKYTRNIGIAAHIDAGKTTTTERILFYTGKNHKIGETHEGSSTTDWMEQEAERGITITSAAVTVEWNFPMENGKPTDETKKYHFNIIDTPGHVDFTVEVNRSLRVLDGLVFLFSAVDGVEPQSETNWRLADNYKVPRMGFVNKMDRQGADFLKVCRQVKEMLGSNAVPIVLPIGDEVDFKGVVDLIKNRAIVWHDENHGSTFDVVEIPAEMVDEVKQFRGQLIEEIAAYDENLLEKFMEDENSITEDEINAALRAATLDMSIIPMMCGSSFKNKGVQFMIDAVCRYLPAPTDKEAIEGTNPDTDEPITRKPSVTDPFAALAFKIATDPFVGRLAFFRAYSGRLDAGSYVLNNRSGNKERISRIYQMHANKQNPIEYIEAGDIGAAVGFKDIKTGDTLSDEKHPIVLESMDFPDPVIGIAIEPKTKADVDKMGMALAKLAEEDPTFTVRTDQASGQTIISGMGELHLDIIVDRMRREFKVEVNQGEPQVEYKEAFTKGASHRETYKKQSGGRGKFGDIVFKIGPADEVDGKVPMGLQFVNEVKGGNVPKEYIPAVEKGFREAMKQGPLAGFEMDALKVTLTDGSFHPVDSDALSFELAAKMGYKESAKAAGAVILEPIMKLEVLTPEENMGDIVGDLNRRRGQINAMDDRNGAKVVKASVPLSEMFGYVTTLRTLSSGRATSTMEFSHYEQTPSNIQEEVIKKAKGNA; the protein is encoded by the coding sequence ATGGCTAGAGATTTAAAATATACTAGAAATATCGGAATTGCTGCTCATATTGATGCTGGTAAAACAACAACAACTGAGCGTATTCTTTTCTATACAGGTAAAAATCACAAGATTGGTGAGACTCACGAAGGGTCCTCTACTACTGACTGGATGGAGCAAGAAGCAGAAAGAGGTATTACAATTACTTCTGCTGCGGTAACTGTTGAGTGGAATTTCCCAATGGAAAATGGAAAACCAACAGATGAAACTAAAAAATATCACTTCAATATTATTGATACTCCTGGGCACGTTGACTTTACTGTAGAGGTAAATCGTTCATTACGTGTATTAGATGGGTTAGTGTTCTTATTCTCTGCAGTTGATGGAGTTGAGCCACAATCTGAAACTAACTGGAGATTAGCTGATAACTACAAAGTTCCTCGTATGGGATTTGTAAATAAAATGGACCGTCAAGGTGCAGATTTCTTAAAAGTTTGTCGTCAGGTTAAAGAAATGTTAGGTTCTAATGCAGTGCCTATTGTTTTACCAATCGGTGATGAAGTTGACTTCAAAGGAGTTGTAGATTTAATTAAAAACCGTGCAATTGTATGGCATGATGAGAATCATGGATCTACTTTCGATGTTGTTGAAATCCCAGCTGAAATGGTTGATGAAGTTAAGCAATTTAGAGGTCAGTTAATTGAAGAAATTGCTGCGTATGATGAAAATCTTCTTGAGAAATTTATGGAAGATGAGAATTCAATCACAGAAGATGAAATTAATGCTGCTTTACGTGCTGCAACTTTAGATATGAGTATCATTCCAATGATGTGTGGGTCTTCTTTCAAAAACAAAGGAGTTCAGTTCATGATTGATGCTGTTTGTCGTTACTTACCAGCTCCAACGGATAAAGAAGCTATTGAAGGAACTAATCCAGATACTGATGAGCCAATTACTCGTAAGCCTTCTGTAACGGATCCTTTTGCTGCATTAGCATTTAAAATTGCTACTGATCCATTCGTAGGACGTTTAGCTTTCTTCCGAGCTTATTCAGGACGTTTAGATGCTGGTTCTTATGTTTTAAATAATCGTTCAGGTAATAAAGAGCGTATTTCTCGTATCTACCAAATGCATGCTAACAAACAAAATCCAATCGAATATATTGAGGCTGGAGATATTGGAGCTGCTGTTGGATTTAAAGATATTAAAACAGGAGATACGTTATCTGATGAAAAACACCCTATTGTGTTAGAGTCAATGGACTTCCCTGATCCAGTAATTGGTATCGCTATTGAACCAAAAACTAAAGCGGATGTTGATAAAATGGGTATGGCTTTAGCTAAATTAGCTGAAGAAGATCCAACGTTTACTGTACGTACAGATCAAGCTTCAGGACAAACGATTATTTCTGGTATGGGTGAGTTACACTTAGATATCATTGTTGATCGTATGCGTCGTGAATTCAAAGTTGAAGTGAACCAAGGTGAGCCTCAAGTTGAATACAAAGAAGCTTTCACTAAAGGTGCATCTCACAGAGAAACTTACAAAAAGCAATCTGGTGGACGTGGTAAATTTGGTGATATCGTATTTAAAATCGGTCCAGCTGACGAAGTTGACGGAAAAGTTCCAATGGGATTACAATTCGTTAATGAAGTTAAAGGTGGTAACGTACCAAAAGAATATATTCCTGCAGTAGAAAAAGGTTTCCGTGAAGCAATGAAACAAGGGCCTTTAGCTGGATTTGAAATGGACGCTTTAAAAGTTACTTTAACTGATGGATCTTTCCACCCTGTGGATTCTGATGCATTATCGTTTGAGTTAGCTGCTAAAATGGGTTATAAAGAATCTGCAAAAGCTGCTGGTGCTGTTATCTTAGAGCCAATCATGAAATTAGAAGTGTTGACTCCGGAAGAAAATATGGGTGATATCGTTGGGGATTTAAATCGTCGTCGTGGTCAAATCAATGCAATGGATGATAGAAATGGAGCAAAAGTTGTTAAAGCTTCTGTGCCATTGTCAGAAATGTTTGGTTATGTAACTACATTGCGTACATTATCTTCAGGACGTGCAACTTCTACAATGGAGTTCTCACACTATGAGCAAACACCTTCTAATATTCAAGAGGAAGTTATTAAGAAAGCAAAAGGAAACGCTTAA
- the rpsG gene encoding 30S ribosomal protein S7 has protein sequence MRKRQAKKRPLLPDPKFNDQLVTRFVNNLMWDGKKSTAFKVFYDALDIVESKKQDEEKTSLEIWKDALTNVMPHVEVRSRRVGGATFQIPMQIRPDRKISMAMKWMILYARRRNEKSMAGKLASEILAAAKEEGAAVKKRMDTHKMAEANKAFSHFRF, from the coding sequence ATGAGAAAAAGACAGGCAAAGAAAAGACCTCTTTTACCGGATCCAAAATTTAACGATCAGTTAGTAACGCGTTTTGTGAACAACTTAATGTGGGATGGTAAAAAATCGACTGCTTTTAAAGTATTTTATGATGCTTTAGATATTGTTGAGTCTAAGAAACAAGATGAAGAAAAAACTTCATTAGAAATTTGGAAAGATGCTTTAACAAATGTTATGCCTCACGTGGAAGTTCGTTCTCGTCGTGTAGGTGGAGCTACATTCCAAATTCCAATGCAAATTCGTCCAGATAGAAAAATTTCTATGGCAATGAAATGGATGATTCTTTATGCAAGAAGAAGAAATGAGAAATCTATGGCTGGTAAATTAGCTTCTGAAATTTTAGCTGCTGCTAAAGAAGAAGGTGCTGCAGTTAAGAAAAGAATGGATACTCATAAAATGGCAGAGGCTAATAAAGCATTCTCTCACTTTAGATTCTAA
- the rpsL gene encoding 30S ribosomal protein S12, with product MPTIQQLVRTGRTQLTKKSKSVALDSCPQRRGVCTRVYTTTPKKPNSAMRKVARVRLTNGNEVNAYIPGEGHNLQEHSIVLVRGGRVKDLPGVRYHIVRGALDTAGVNGRTQRRSKYGAKRPKDAKK from the coding sequence ATGCCAACAATTCAACAATTAGTAAGAACAGGGAGAACCCAATTGACTAAGAAGAGTAAATCGGTTGCTTTGGATTCTTGTCCTCAAAGAAGAGGTGTTTGTACGCGTGTTTATACTACTACGCCTAAAAAGCCAAACTCTGCGATGCGTAAAGTAGCGCGTGTACGTTTGACTAACGGTAATGAAGTAAATGCTTACATTCCAGGAGAAGGACACAATTTACAAGAGCACTCGATAGTATTAGTTAGAGGTGGAAGGGTAAAAGATTTACCAGGGGTTAGATACCACATTGTACGTGGAGCTTTAGATACTGCCGGAGTTAACGGTCGTACTCAAAGACGTTCTAAATACGGTGCGAAACGCCCTAAAGATGCAAAAAAGTAA